CTACTTGGCGAGAATGCTTGAAGCTGGGGAGGACCCGAAGTTCATCGCAAGACGTCTTGTGATACTTGCTTCAGAGGATATTGGAAACGCCGAACCTTACGCGCTTACCCTCGCGACCGACTGCTTCACGGCGGTTAATTACGTGGGGATGCCTGAGAGCAGAATAATCCTTTCTCAGGTTACGACCTATCTTGCCAGTTGTCCCAAGAGCAACGCTGCTTACAGGGCGATAAAGAAGGCTGAAAGCGATGTGAGAAAAAATCCGGGCCTCCAGATTCCGCTTCACCTGAGAAACGCCCCCACGAAACTTATGAAAGATCTCGGTTACAAAAAAGGCTACAAGTACGCCCACGACTACGAAGATCATTTTGTCGAAGACGATTTTCTTCCCGAGGAGATAAAAGACAGCGTTTACTACGAACCCACCGACAAGGGGAGAGAGGCAAATCTCAAGAAGTATCTGGAAGCGAGGTGGAAGAAGAGAAAAAAGTGATCGGGGGATCAGTCTTTTCTTTCTATGAGTTCGATTTTGTACGAATCGGGGTCCTCAACGAAAGCTATCACGGTGGTTCCGTGTTTCATGGGCCCCGGAGCTCTGGTTACCCGTCCGCCGGCCTGTTCTATCTTTTCGCATGTCGCATAAATGTCCTCTACTCCAAACGCCATGTGTCCGTAACCCCCTCCATGGTCGTATTGCGAAGTATCCCAGTTATGTGTGAGTTCTAGGAAAGGTTCCGTGTCGCCACCGTAACCCAGAAAAGCTAGCGTGAAGCGGCCTTCGGGATAATCGGTTTTCCTATGAAACTTAAGACCAATGACATCGGTATAAAACGCGACTGACTTTTCAAGATCGCCGACCCTTATCATTGTGTGAAGATATTTCATGCGTCTGCCCGCCTGGTTTGTCCGATTTTGCTTATCAATTATTATACTCTGTGATCTCCTGAGCGGTAAAGAGACTGCAGGGGTGTGATATGACCAAAAAGAAGCTAGAAAAACCGAAAACCAGAAAGCCTGTTTCAACGCGACCCGGCAAAGCCATACCTTCGAAAAAAGACGTCGAGGAGAAGAAAAGATTCAGGAAAGCGGACTGGGAAAAGGAAATCAAAAAATAAACTTATGGGAACCTCCGAAAACGTAAAAGCGGGGATAACCGGGGCGACGGGTTTTATCGGTGGCAAGCTTGCTGAAAAACTTGCAGACGAGGGTTTTTCGATAAAATGCCTGGTAAGAGAAACAAGCGATACCGAAAAGTTGCGTTCTCTGCGTGCGGAACTTATCCACGGGGACCTTTGCGACTCCAGTTCGCTTCAAGCTTTTCCGCAAGAGTGCGATTACGTTTTTCATCTTGCTTCCAAGGTTTCTGACTGGGGACCAAGGGATGATTTTTTCAGGCAGAACGTAGAGGCGACGAGAATCCTTCTTGACTCTTCACGCGAGGCGGGGGTTAAAAGGTTTGTTTATATGAGCTCCTCTACCGTAATCTGGAATGCCTCTTTTCTTGGGACTGTAGACCTCAAGGATATAGATGAAACCTATCCCTACCCAAAAAGCCACCATAATTTCTATAATGAAACCAAGGCCTTATCCGAAAAACTTGTGAGAGAATATAACGGACGGGGAGGCATGGAAACAGTTATATTAAGACCGTCAAACGTCTGGGGAGCCGGCGACACGGTCATACTTCCGAGAATAGCCGACGCCTGTCTCAAGGGGCTTCTGGTTAACATGGGTTTTAACAAAAAAATCGTCTCTCCATGCCATGTGCTTAATCTTGTTCACGCCGCGGTGCTCTCGGTCCTCTCTCCTGCCGGGGCGGGCAACATATACTTTGTAAACGACGGGGCGCGTATCGATAACCGCCGTTTTGTCTCCGATCAGCTCGCGTCAATAGGAATTGAGTGGAAGCCGGGGGTCACGGTACCGTACACTCTGGGGTATGCGGTTGCGTTCGTTCTTGAGAAAATCTTTGAACTCAGAAGATCGGAGACCCCGCCTGTCCTTACCCGCTTTGGCGTTTCCGCTCTATCGAAGAGCAGAACCTACAGCATAGAGAAGGCAAGAAGGGATCTGGGTTATGAGCCGGTGTGCGGTTACGAGACGGGAATGCAGGGGCTTGCGGAGTGGATTTCAGAGATCGGCGGTTATGAAAAAATCCTTGGAAAAGGAAAATGATATGCAACCCGCTGTATACGCGATAGAAACCAAGAGACTTGAAAAGCAGTTCGGGTTTTTCCCTGTGCTGATGGGAATTGATCTTACCGTTGAACAGGGCGGATTCCTCACCATTTTCGGTCCCAATGGCGCCGGTAAGTCCACCTTGCTTTCCATTCTTTCGACATTCATCAAACCCGGCGGGGGAGAGGCCTTTGTAGCCGGTTTTGACGTTTCCAAGGAAAAACAGCAGATAAGAAAACTTATAGGGTTCATCTCCCATAACACGATGCTTTATGAAAACCTTACCGCCTGGGAAAACCTCGAGTTTATAGGCGCGTTCTACGACGTGCCGGATCTTAAGAGCAGGTGCTCTGATATTCTCGAGAGGGTTGAGCTCTACGCTAAGAAAGACGCGCTCGTAAGCACCCTTTCTTTCGGAACGCGCCAGCGCCTCGCTATCGCCAGAACGCTTCTTCACGACCCGCAGATACTTTTTCTGGATGAGCCGTACAGCGGCCTTGATTACGGCGGAGCTGCCATCCTTACCTCGATTCTAGGTTCAATGAAAGCGGATAAAACCGTAGTTATGACAACCCATAATGTCTACGAGGGGCTTTTGCTGTGCGACAAGGTGGCAATTCTCGATCAGGGAGAGGTGGTCTATGTATCCGCGCAGAAACCCGCTCGCGAGGAATTTCAGGATATCTACATGTCTTGCGTCAGAAGTGGTGACGGGCAATGAGAAATATATTGCTTATATTCAGAAAGGATTTTCTGGTGGAGTGGCGTTCGAAGCAGATATTTCCGACGATGTTCGTATTTTCGCTTCTGCTTCTCCTGGTTTTTAACGTTGCTTTTGAATTCCGCTCGGATGTTGATTCCCGGGCAGTCTCGGCCGTTATATGGATAACTTTTATTTTTTCTGGACTCTTGGCCCTTGGAAGATCCTTTTCGCTTGAAAAGGAAAATAATGCCTTCGCGTTTCTTCTTCTGACTCCTGTAAGCAGAAGCTACATCTATCTCGGAAAACTGCTTTCAAACACGGTTATGGTTCTGCTCTCCGAGCTCTTCATACTTCCGCTTTTTCTTCTGTTTTTTCTTTTTGATGCAGGCGGGGTTTCGCTTTCATTTACAGACACCATACTCCCATTTCTCGGGGTTATGGTTCTTGGAACGATAGGGTTTGTGTCGCTTGGCACTTTTTTTTCTTCGATGGCCCTTAATACAAAGCTTCGCGACATGATGCTTCCCCTGCTGGTTTTTCCCCTCATCATACCTGTCGTGATAACCTCGGTCGGAATATGCTCTTCAATACTGGAGGGAAGGCCTCCGGATTACTACGCTTTTTCTTTGCAGGTACTGGTTTCCTTCGATATAATCTTCATCCTTTTATGCTCTATTCTGTTTGAGTATCTTATTGAGGATAGCGGGGACTGACCCGCTTTCTTTTTAAAAATGCGAAAAATACTGTTTTTCCTGACGTTTGCGCTGATGGCTCTCGCTACCTGGATGACGCTTTTTTACGCGCCTACGGAAGTGGTTATGGGCCATGTGCAGAGAATTTTCTATTTCCACATGGGGACGGTCTGGGCCGCCACGGTGGCTTTTACGGTGGTTTTCGTGGCGAGCATATATTATCTGGTAAAGGAGACAGCGAAATGGGATACGCTTGCCTACTGCTCGGCCGAGATAGGCATGCTGCTTCTTACTCTAACGATTATCACTGGGAGCATATGGGCAAAGCCGGTCTGGGGAACCTGGTGGACATGGGACCCGCAGTTAACGACCACGTTTATTCTCTGGGTTCTTTACGCCGTTTATCTGGTTCTGCGCTCCGGTGCCGGAGGGCGCGGAAAAAAGGCTAGATACTCGGCCATATTCGCCATAATTGCCTACGTGGACCTTCCAGTGGTTTATGTCTCGGCCCGTATAAAAAGAGGCATATCGCCCGTGGTCTTCGGACCTGGGGGAGGTGGCATAGATCCCGCCATGATGCACACTCTTTTGGTCACCCTGTTGGGATTTACGCTTCTTTTCGTTTTACTCCTAGGTGAGAGAACGAGGATAATGAACATGGAAAATCAGCTTTACGCCCGGGGCGGGCGAGTGGGGTAGTCTGCGATGGAATATTTCCTCTGGTCAAGCGTAGTGGTCTGGGGCTCTCTTATCGCCTATGTGCTCTACCTGCGCGCAAAGTCGGCTTCGGTAAGGAAAAAGCTGCTCTCGGGCGGTGACGGCCCTGAAGGTGAAGGTTGAAGGGTAAACTCAAATTCATTTTGCCTCTTTTGGTGATAGTTTCCTTGATTTCCTGGCTTGTCTTCGCGGGAGTCAAGGATTCCATGGTCTACTACATAACGGTTGACGAACTGTTAGAGGACGTCCCGGACATCTACGGGCAGAAGGTAAGGGTTTCTGGAACCGTGGTTCACGGTTCAATAAAGAACGAGCTAGATGATTCGCTTCGGTTTACCATAGCGGACGGCAAGGGTGAAATCGACGTCGAGTACGACGGCATAATTCCCGATATATTCACAGACGGGGTTGAGGCGGTCGTTGAGGGTAAGTTCTCCGCCGATAACGTCTTTGAGGCGGACCTGTTGCTTGCAAAGTGCCCCACCAAGTATGAATCCGAAGAAGCCCCCTACCAGAGAAAAGAAGGTTAACAATGTCTGATCTCGGAAGTATAGCCATACTTCTTTCCTTCTTTATCACTATCTACAGTCTTGCTGCCTGCGCTGTTGCCGCGAAAACGGGGAGCTGCGCATTCGCTCAAAGCGGCGGAAACGGTCTTGTCTCGGCAGCTTTTCTTCTTCTGGTAGCGGTGGGCTGTCTTGTTTATGAGCTTGTAACGCTTGATTTTTCGCTCAGATACGTAGCGCTTAACACGAGCACCGACCTTCCGGTGATATACAGGGTGACGGCCCTTTGGGCCGGTCAGGCGGGATCCTTGCTTCTGTGGAGTTTTGTTCTTTCACTGTATGCGGCTTTCGTGGTTCTTAGAAGCAGAGAAAAGGGTGGCGACCCTTATGTAAACGTCGTTTTATGCGCCGTTTCTCTTTTCTTTCTTTTCCTCATAGCCTACGTGGAAGACCCATTTGAGAAACTGGGTGTGGCAGTTGGGGAAGGAAGGGGACTTAATCCGATTCTTCAGAACGGATACATGGCCATCCACCCGGTCACTTTGTATGTGGGATACGTGGGTATTACGGTGCCTTTTGCCTTCGGCATAGCAGCCCTGCTCAGCGGTCGCCTAGGGGATGAGTGGATAAGGAACTGTAGAAAATACGCCCTTTTCTCCTGGATGTTTCTCTCCGCGGGGCTCCTTCTCGGGGCCAGATGGGCGTATCTTGAACTCGGCTGGGGAGGATACTGGGCATGGGATCCGGTTGAGAACGCCGCATTTATGCCATGGCTGGCAGGGACCGCGTTTCTTCACTCCGTCATGATTCAGGAGAGGAAGGCGATGCTTAAGAAATGGAACATGGTTCTGCTTATAATCACCTTTTTTCTCTCCATATTCGGCACCTTCATAACCAGAAGCGGCATAGTGTCCTCGGTTCACTCCTTTGCCCGCTCGGACATAGGTCCGCTTTTTCTTGGCTTCATGGTTTTCATACTGCTTTTTTCCTTTGCTCTTCTCATCTACAGGTCAAAAGAACTCAAAAGCGAGGAGAGGTTTGATTCCCCTCTTTCAAGGGAAAGCGCCTTTCTGTTTAACAATCTTCTTTTTCTGGCGGCGGCCTTCTCCGTTTTTCTGGGAACGATTTTCCCTGTACTCTCGGAGGCTTTCATTGGGAAGAAAATCCTTGTCGGCCCTCCTTACTTCAACGCCGTAGGGGTGCCTATCGGGCTTGTTCTTATCCTGCTGATGGGAATAGGTCCGCTTATATCCTGGAAAAAGGCTTCGACGGCAAACCTCAAGAGAAATTTCGTTTTCCCCGCGGTGGTTTTTCTGGTGGTTCTCCTGGCGCTTCTTGTCTTCGGTCTCAGGGAACCTGTGGCGCTTTTAAGTTTTGCACTCTGCGGGTTTGTTGCTGCGACGGTGTTTTTGGAATATTTCAGGGGTATCAGGGTGCGAAGCGGCAGGGGGGAGAACCCGGTTTCGGCCTTTTTTAATCTCATCTCAAGGAACCGCAGACGCTACGGCGGATATATCGTTCATCTGGGAGTTGTACTGCTGGTAGCGGGAATCACGGCTTCTTCGCTTTTCGTTACTCAGAAGGAGGTTGTCTTGGAAAAGGGAGATTCCTTTTCCCTAGGAAGGTACGATCTGGTTTTCCATGGGGTGCGCTTTATTTCAAATGACGCCAAGGATGGATTTTCAGCGGAACTTTCAATCCGCAACAACGGTAAAAGCGTCGCGACCATGTATCCAGAAAAAAACATCTACAAGTACGAGGGAAACAGGGAGATAAATCAGGAAACCGAGGTCGCGCTTCGCTCCACTTTCAGAGACGATCTTTATCTCATACTCTCAGAGGTCGATGGGAGCGGAAAGGCGAACATAAGGGCTTTGCTTAACCCGATGGTTAACTGGATATGGGCTGGAGGTTTTGTTATCGTCCTTGGAGCGATTGTCACCATGTGGCCTGAGAGGCAAAGAAAGAAGGAGTTCGGCGCGTGAGTGAATACATAATTTCTCTTCTGCTCGTGGTGCTGGTCTCGGTTTTTACCGTTTACCCTCTTTTTCTGGGTCGCAGGAAGCCGGGCGTAGCAGATAGTCCCGAGGTTAACCGACTTGAACAGCTTTACGAGAAAAGAGACCTTTATTACTCTTCTATAAAAGACATAGAGCTTGACCGTGATATGGGCAAGCTCAGCGAGCAGGACTACGCCGAGCTTACCTCAAGGTACAAGGAAAAAGCGGCGGCTGTTACAAAACAGATATCGGAACTCCAATCGAGAGTATTTTGAGAATATCGAAAATTACATACCTCGAGAGTGGGTTAGAGACTGGCGTCAGTTGGAAATAAGTGTAAGAAATGCCTGATTCGATAAGCAAGAGTCTGAGAGGAAACGCTAGTCAATTTTTTGTTGCTGGGGAACTGTGTCGAAGGGGTTTGGGGTCCAGAGTCTTGGAGGTTGTCTCACGACACGACGGTGATACCTATCGGGCGGTGTATACAGTACGGTTTAAGGTGGCGGTCTATGTCCTGCATGTCTTCCAAAAGAAGGCCAAGCGGGGTGCCGAGACGCCAAAACATGATATTGATTTGATCAAGAGCAGACTGAAGGTAGCGGAGCAGCATTACAAGGAAACATATGAAGGAGGCTAGACCGATGGAGACAGAAGAGAAGGTTGAACGTGGAAGCGGTAATGTATTTGCGGATCTGGGCCATCCAGAAGCCGAGGTTCATCTTCTAAAGGCAGAACTCGTTACCCGAATTGACGAGATTATTCGCCGTCGCAAACTGAAGCAGGTCGATGCAGCGAAATTGCTGGGGCTGTCTCAACCTGATGTCTCCCGGCTCCTGCGAGGGAACTTTCGCGATTACTCAGTGGAGCGGCTCTTACGCCTCTTGACAGTGCTGGGACGGGATGTGGAAATTGTCATTCGAGAACCCCGTTCAAAACGACAAGGCAGACTTAGCATTGGAGCATTCTAGATCCAATACTGTTTTGTGAGCGGAACTTTATTTATTCCCATTAAGTCCCAGAAACCAGAGTGAATAAAGCGACAATGAAAAAAGTGTTTACATTTTCCCTTTCCGTTTCCATATTTTTTCTTTTTTTCCTTGTTCTTCAGCAGATTTCCGTTTCCGCACAGGTGTTATCTTCCGGTGAGGAAATTTTCATCCAAGGGAAATGCGTAAGATGCCATACGATTGGAAAAGGAAGGTTCGTGGGTCCCGATCTTCTGGGTGTAGGGGAGAGGTACTCAAGAGATGATTTGATCAGATGGGCCAAGGATCCGGAGAGCCTTTACTCTGAAAAAAAGAAAAAACCGATAAACGAGGGCTACCCTCCGATGCCACCCATGAATCTCTCAGAAAGCGACGCACAGAGAGTTGCCGATTACCTGCTGGAGTACACGCCTCCCCCGGGCCTCTCTGAAAGTGGAACGATAATGGGTCAGGTAAGGAACATCACTACACAGAAGCCGCAAGAGGGCCAGGATGTCGTTTTGATCTCGTACATGGGAGACAGGAAGGAAGAGCGGCATTTCGCCAAATCGGATTCGCTGGGCAGATTTTCTTTTCCCTCGCTGCGGTGGGACAGAAGCTATGAGATCGCGCTTTTTCACCAGGGAGTTCAGTATGTTTCGGGGAAAATGGTTTTTCTTCCGGGGAAGGATGAAAT
The nucleotide sequence above comes from Candidatus Dadabacteria bacterium. Encoded proteins:
- the ccsA gene encoding cytochrome c biogenesis protein CcsA; translated protein: MRKILFFLTFALMALATWMTLFYAPTEVVMGHVQRIFYFHMGTVWAATVAFTVVFVASIYYLVKETAKWDTLAYCSAEIGMLLLTLTIITGSIWAKPVWGTWWTWDPQLTTTFILWVLYAVYLVLRSGAGGRGKKARYSAIFAIIAYVDLPVVYVSARIKRGISPVVFGPGGGGIDPAMMHTLLVTLLGFTLLFVLLLGERTRIMNMENQLYARGGRVG
- a CDS encoding NAD-dependent epimerase/dehydratase family protein, with protein sequence MGTSENVKAGITGATGFIGGKLAEKLADEGFSIKCLVRETSDTEKLRSLRAELIHGDLCDSSSLQAFPQECDYVFHLASKVSDWGPRDDFFRQNVEATRILLDSSREAGVKRFVYMSSSTVIWNASFLGTVDLKDIDETYPYPKSHHNFYNETKALSEKLVREYNGRGGMETVILRPSNVWGAGDTVILPRIADACLKGLLVNMGFNKKIVSPCHVLNLVHAAVLSVLSPAGAGNIYFVNDGARIDNRRFVSDQLASIGIEWKPGVTVPYTLGYAVAFVLEKIFELRRSETPPVLTRFGVSALSKSRTYSIEKARRDLGYEPVCGYETGMQGLAEWISEIGGYEKILGKGK
- a CDS encoding type II toxin-antitoxin system RelE/ParE family toxin; its protein translation is MCRRGLGSRVLEVVSRHDGDTYRAVYTVRFKVAVYVLHVFQKKAKRGAETPKHDIDLIKSRLKVAEQHYKETYEGG
- the gloA gene encoding lactoylglutathione lyase, whose amino-acid sequence is MKYLHTMIRVGDLEKSVAFYTDVIGLKFHRKTDYPEGRFTLAFLGYGGDTEPFLELTHNWDTSQYDHGGGYGHMAFGVEDIYATCEKIEQAGGRVTRAPGPMKHGTTVIAFVEDPDSYKIELIERKD
- a CDS encoding ABC transporter ATP-binding protein; translation: MQPAVYAIETKRLEKQFGFFPVLMGIDLTVEQGGFLTIFGPNGAGKSTLLSILSTFIKPGGGEAFVAGFDVSKEKQQIRKLIGFISHNTMLYENLTAWENLEFIGAFYDVPDLKSRCSDILERVELYAKKDALVSTLSFGTRQRLAIARTLLHDPQILFLDEPYSGLDYGGAAILTSILGSMKADKTVVMTTHNVYEGLLLCDKVAILDQGEVVYVSAQKPAREEFQDIYMSCVRSGDGQ
- a CDS encoding heme lyase CcmF/NrfE family subunit, translated to MSDLGSIAILLSFFITIYSLAACAVAAKTGSCAFAQSGGNGLVSAAFLLLVAVGCLVYELVTLDFSLRYVALNTSTDLPVIYRVTALWAGQAGSLLLWSFVLSLYAAFVVLRSREKGGDPYVNVVLCAVSLFFLFLIAYVEDPFEKLGVAVGEGRGLNPILQNGYMAIHPVTLYVGYVGITVPFAFGIAALLSGRLGDEWIRNCRKYALFSWMFLSAGLLLGARWAYLELGWGGYWAWDPVENAAFMPWLAGTAFLHSVMIQERKAMLKKWNMVLLIITFFLSIFGTFITRSGIVSSVHSFARSDIGPLFLGFMVFILLFSFALLIYRSKELKSEERFDSPLSRESAFLFNNLLFLAAAFSVFLGTIFPVLSEAFIGKKILVGPPYFNAVGVPIGLVLILLMGIGPLISWKKASTANLKRNFVFPAVVFLVVLLALLVFGLREPVALLSFALCGFVAATVFLEYFRGIRVRSGRGENPVSAFFNLISRNRRRYGGYIVHLGVVLLVAGITASSLFVTQKEVVLEKGDSFSLGRYDLVFHGVRFISNDAKDGFSAELSIRNNGKSVATMYPEKNIYKYEGNREINQETEVALRSTFRDDLYLILSEVDGSGKANIRALLNPMVNWIWAGGFVIVLGAIVTMWPERQRKKEFGA
- a CDS encoding helix-turn-helix transcriptional regulator, coding for METEEKVERGSGNVFADLGHPEAEVHLLKAELVTRIDEIIRRRKLKQVDAAKLLGLSQPDVSRLLRGNFRDYSVERLLRLLTVLGRDVEIVIREPRSKRQGRLSIGAF
- a CDS encoding heme exporter protein CcmB, producing MRNILLIFRKDFLVEWRSKQIFPTMFVFSLLLLLVFNVAFEFRSDVDSRAVSAVIWITFIFSGLLALGRSFSLEKENNAFAFLLLTPVSRSYIYLGKLLSNTVMVLLSELFILPLFLLFFLFDAGGVSLSFTDTILPFLGVMVLGTIGFVSLGTFFSSMALNTKLRDMMLPLLVFPLIIPVVITSVGICSSILEGRPPDYYAFSLQVLVSFDIIFILLCSILFEYLIEDSGD
- a CDS encoding cytochrome c maturation protein CcmE, yielding MKGKLKFILPLLVIVSLISWLVFAGVKDSMVYYITVDELLEDVPDIYGQKVRVSGTVVHGSIKNELDDSLRFTIADGKGEIDVEYDGIIPDIFTDGVEAVVEGKFSADNVFEADLLLAKCPTKYESEEAPYQRKEG